A portion of the Calothrix sp. 336/3 genome contains these proteins:
- a CDS encoding B12-binding domain-containing radical SAM protein produces the protein MNILLLYPKFPKSFWSFEKTLALLNRKAMLPPLGLATVAAILPQEWNFKLSDRNIREVTEAEWAWADIVILSAMIVQKEDLLEQIREAKRRGKLVAVGGPYPTALPQEVSNVGADYLILDEGEITLPMFVEAINRGETSGVFRSNGEKPDVTSTPIPRFDLLEFDAYSEMSVQFSRGCPFQCEFCDIIVLYGRKPRTKTPEQILAELDRLYELGWRRSIFMVDDNFIGNKRNVKLFLKALQPWMVEHHYPFSFATEASVDLAKDQELMDLMVACNFGAVFLGIETPDEESLSLTQKYQNTRDSLSESVLQITRSGLRVMAGFIIGFDGEKSGAGRRIVQFVEQTSIPTALFSMLQALPDTALWHRLEKEGRLRQKSANINQTTLMNFVPTRPLEEIAREYIEAFWELYEPSKFLDRAYRHYRLLGEATYPKKGKKAKKPLNWVTVRALLIICWRQGVLRETRWQFWRHLGSMYRHNPGGISSYLSVCAQIEHFMEYREIVRYEIESQLADFLATEKQPQPEAVKA, from the coding sequence ATGAATATATTACTTCTCTATCCCAAGTTTCCCAAAAGTTTTTGGTCCTTTGAAAAAACCCTGGCATTGCTGAATCGCAAAGCGATGCTACCTCCTTTGGGTTTAGCCACTGTTGCCGCAATTTTGCCCCAGGAATGGAATTTTAAACTTAGCGATCGCAATATTCGTGAAGTTACAGAGGCAGAGTGGGCTTGGGCTGATATCGTGATTCTCTCGGCAATGATTGTCCAAAAAGAAGATTTACTAGAGCAAATTCGGGAAGCCAAACGCCGTGGTAAACTCGTTGCTGTGGGAGGTCCCTACCCCACTGCCCTACCTCAGGAAGTCTCCAATGTCGGGGCAGATTATCTGATTTTGGATGAAGGGGAAATCACCCTACCCATGTTTGTTGAGGCTATCAATCGAGGGGAAACTTCCGGTGTCTTCCGATCTAACGGGGAAAAACCCGATGTCACCAGTACACCCATTCCTCGTTTTGATTTACTCGAATTTGATGCTTACTCGGAAATGTCGGTGCAATTTTCCCGTGGTTGCCCCTTTCAGTGTGAATTCTGCGATATTATCGTTCTCTACGGTCGTAAACCCCGCACCAAAACCCCTGAACAAATTTTGGCTGAACTTGATCGCCTCTATGAGTTGGGGTGGCGACGTAGTATTTTCATGGTAGATGATAATTTTATTGGTAATAAACGTAACGTTAAGTTATTCCTCAAGGCATTGCAACCTTGGATGGTAGAACATCACTATCCCTTTTCCTTTGCGACGGAAGCATCCGTAGATTTGGCAAAAGACCAGGAATTGATGGATTTGATGGTTGCTTGTAATTTTGGTGCGGTGTTCTTGGGAATTGAAACCCCCGACGAAGAAAGTCTCAGTCTCACCCAGAAATACCAAAATACCAGGGATTCCCTCAGCGAATCGGTATTACAAATTACCCGCTCCGGTCTGCGAGTCATGGCAGGATTTATCATTGGCTTTGACGGTGAAAAATCTGGTGCCGGTCGGCGAATTGTGCAGTTTGTGGAGCAAACTTCTATCCCTACTGCCCTATTTAGTATGTTGCAAGCGCTTCCTGATACCGCTCTGTGGCATAGATTAGAAAAGGAAGGTAGACTGCGACAAAAGTCCGCCAACATTAATCAAACAACTTTGATGAATTTTGTTCCTACCCGTCCCCTAGAAGAAATTGCCAGGGAGTATATCGAAGCTTTTTGGGAACTCTACGAACCATCTAAGTTTCTTGATCGCGCTTACCGTCACTACCGACTCTTGGGAGAAGCTACCTATCCCAAAAAAGGTAAGAAAGCCAAAAAACCATTGAATTGGGTGACAGTGAGAGCATTACTGATTATTTGCTGGCGACAAGGTGTACTACGTGAAACCCGGTGGCAGTTTTGGCGACACTTAGGAAGTATGTACAGACATAATCCGGGGGGAATTAGCAGTTATCTCTCAGTTTGCGCCCAAATCGAGCATTTTATGGAATACCGGGAGATTGTGCGTTATGAAATTGAGAGTCAATTGGCAGATTTCTTAGCCACGGAAAAACAGCCACAACCAGAAGCTGTCAAAGCTTAA
- a CDS encoding NACHT domain-containing NTPase — protein MLFIEPLVAWGVVDAVGFVFKPIMEKFASLAIDTLEDCVKDFFGVCIQDKLDLAKNISLKIAFGRSKKEFLGLLQQEFEDNDIQKDEMLNYLDDLSTFLSSKPVLEELGKAFKESLGVPTYHQNDLFVNPTTLLMIWNNLNLKPLPEGFNWQRLVKRYKKKVDYILLETDKLRELLDSQNLSRIREEIEQNTPINANFDLRRYQSNLLNAYSKLKLESLDTSGYSYSLDLWKIFVPQRMQQQEVTPANIFFVSDIFNDRQNYRYTVILGNPGSGKSTLSQYIALQWAKTPSSSLELQELPLLIELRNYTENQEKSRCRNFLEYFAQGSGVLGGTLNQKELNEWLKTHESIVIFDGLDEILDQGKRKNVTIDIINFTTTYPKARVLVTSRVVGYEQQRHRFRDANFIHFMLQDLDQGQIEGFITQWHDLVFLDQYEKKQKSDRLLKCIQKPTFKELAGNPLLLTMMAILNRHEELPRDRATLYEHASEVLLQKWDAERKYLPDHTRLEYHDKKEMLREIAFKILSDAIKSANSLIITKENLETILNQYLEDKKINNAYLQAKSLREHLTNRSFILCFLGGNSYGFVHRTFLEYFCALYFLDKYQHEQTMSLDQLKEEVIINRWTNETWHEVIVLLTGLIHESFAAELIDCLAEQDGQPRNFDNLILAAECLQNVRNRYPVRETDKRLLDRIKDLVDNQPLLTDEIRNKAIAVIKTTWTNDFIKTTWTDDSETLQWLAALDQ, from the coding sequence ATGCTATTCATAGAGCCTTTAGTTGCTTGGGGCGTTGTTGATGCTGTCGGTTTTGTTTTTAAACCGATTATGGAAAAATTTGCGAGTCTAGCTATAGATACTTTAGAAGATTGCGTTAAAGATTTTTTTGGTGTCTGTATTCAAGACAAATTAGATCTAGCTAAAAATATATCTTTAAAAATTGCCTTTGGTAGATCCAAAAAGGAATTTTTAGGTTTACTTCAACAAGAATTTGAAGATAATGATATACAAAAAGATGAAATGTTAAATTATTTAGATGATTTAAGTACATTTCTTTCGTCTAAACCAGTTCTTGAAGAATTGGGTAAAGCGTTTAAAGAAAGCTTAGGAGTTCCTACATATCACCAAAACGATTTATTCGTTAATCCTACTACATTATTAATGATTTGGAATAATTTGAACTTAAAACCTTTACCAGAAGGTTTTAATTGGCAGCGGCTTGTTAAACGTTATAAAAAGAAAGTTGACTATATTTTACTTGAGACTGATAAATTAAGGGAATTATTGGATTCACAAAATTTGTCTAGAATTAGAGAGGAGATTGAACAAAATACTCCCATTAATGCAAATTTTGATTTACGCCGTTATCAGTCCAATTTACTTAATGCTTATAGCAAACTCAAGTTGGAGAGTTTGGACACTAGTGGTTATAGTTATAGCCTTGATTTATGGAAGATATTTGTTCCGCAACGTATGCAACAGCAGGAAGTTACACCGGCAAATATTTTTTTTGTTTCGGATATATTTAATGATCGGCAAAATTATAGGTACACTGTTATTTTAGGGAATCCTGGCTCTGGTAAATCTACTTTATCTCAATATATAGCATTGCAATGGGCAAAAACCCCAAGCAGTAGTTTAGAACTACAAGAATTACCTTTATTGATTGAGTTGCGTAATTATACTGAAAATCAAGAAAAATCGCGGTGCAGAAATTTTTTAGAATATTTTGCTCAAGGAAGTGGTGTACTTGGCGGAACTCTTAATCAAAAAGAACTGAATGAATGGTTAAAAACTCACGAATCAATAGTGATATTTGATGGATTAGATGAAATACTTGATCAAGGAAAAAGAAAAAATGTAACTATTGATATCATTAATTTTACAACAACCTATCCCAAAGCGCGAGTTTTAGTAACCTCAAGGGTCGTTGGTTACGAACAGCAGCGTCATCGATTCAGGGATGCAAATTTTATTCACTTCATGCTACAAGATTTAGATCAAGGTCAAATTGAGGGATTTATTACTCAATGGCATGACTTAGTTTTTTTAGATCAATATGAAAAAAAGCAAAAAAGCGATCGCTTGCTAAAATGTATCCAAAAGCCTACATTTAAGGAACTCGCAGGGAATCCTTTACTACTAACCATGATGGCAATTTTGAATCGACATGAAGAATTGCCAAGAGATAGAGCAACTCTTTATGAACATGCGTCAGAAGTTCTGTTGCAAAAGTGGGATGCAGAAAGAAAATATTTGCCAGATCACACCAGACTCGAATATCACGATAAAAAAGAGATGCTGCGTGAAATTGCTTTCAAAATTCTATCAGATGCAATTAAAAGTGCCAATAGCTTAATTATAACTAAAGAGAATCTCGAAACCATTCTGAACCAATATTTGGAAGATAAAAAAATTAATAACGCTTATTTGCAAGCTAAGTCATTACGAGAACACCTAACTAACCGCAGTTTTATTTTATGTTTTTTGGGGGGGAATAGTTATGGCTTTGTGCATCGGACTTTTTTAGAATATTTCTGTGCTTTGTACTTTTTAGATAAATATCAACACGAACAGACTATGAGTCTGGATCAACTTAAAGAAGAAGTGATTATCAACCGATGGACAAACGAGACTTGGCATGAGGTAATTGTTTTACTTACTGGATTGATTCACGAAAGCTTTGCGGCTGAACTTATAGATTGTTTAGCAGAACAAGATGGACAACCACGTAATTTTGATAATTTAATATTGGCAGCAGAATGCCTGCAAAATGTTAGAAATCGTTACCCAGTTCGCGAAACAGACAAAAGATTGCTGGATAGAATTAAAGATTTGGTAGACAATCAGCCACTGCTTACAGATGAAATCCGTAATAAAGCTATCGCAGTTATCAAAACTACCTGGACAAATGACTTCATCAAAACTACCTGGACGGATGACTCGGAAACATTACAGTGGCTTGCAGCTTTAGACCAGTAA
- a CDS encoding HEAT repeat domain-containing protein yields the protein MVERLVAWGIANSAGFVFKTLLEELARVNLDKYTQKFFSETLQYLLSGVQISQQQTLEIAFGQALKEFLSLVQQELEDADLSEAELKQYVKPLQQFIQHEIVLIELGKPFLVDAATNASSLEAIWDELKLLPLSDNFNWQILTRRYQRKVKAILQDSDELRSILNTQKLEAIQRNIKEIAAIAPDFDLIHYRREIQKAYGHLRLDSFDTSGYSYSVKLWNMFIPQNVREVNETLPQIYELPKEELERLKKSNGLEEDVDIKPEILEQYKRAYSQQTSRSVLEILELRQTYKHIVILGDPGSGKSSLLQYLTQQWAETPIEDLSSSSIPLLIELRTYMRSRDNHECRDFLEFFQQGSGFVCFLNQQQLDTLLKSGKAYVMFDGLDEVFEPNKREEAITDIIKFTNNYPLVRVLVTSRVIGYKPARLRDANFRHFMLQDLEPEQVQDFINRWHDFAFSDPLDKQRKKERLERAIQDFQAIRQLASNPLLLTMMAILNRNQELPRDRSELYNQASRVLLQQWDLEKLLINVESASIDYKDKQAMLRQVAYNMQTNKKGLSGNLIHKDALESILIKYLQNIGVHQEERIAQLIIGQLRERNFILCFLGADYYAFVHRTFLEYFCAWEFVWQFEKERNITIDSLIDDVFGKHWQDETWHEVLRLIAGMIDAKFVGKIIEYLMNLNGEEEKFINLFLAAKCFSEVRNPLIVQPEADKLFKKIQDLIKYDFPYYYDYFSEEINLVREINTQAVATVAAIWKDDPQTKTILQTRAQDDERWEVRDAAIQALASNYKDDPQTKTILQTRAQDDERWEVRDAAIQALASNYKDDPQTKTILQTRAQDDERWDVRDAAIQALASNYKDDPQTITFLQTRAQDDERWDVRDAAIQALASNYKDDPQTITILQTRAQDDEHEYVRRAAIQALASNYKDDPQTITILQTRAQDDEHGDVRRAAIEALASNYKDDPQTITILQTRARDDEDGDVRRAAIEALASNYKDDPQTIPILQTRAQDDEDGDVRRAAIEALASNYKDDPQTIPILQTRAQDDEDGDVRRAAIQALAKHFQYQPDLFNTYHHCARNDPFESKERWQTIPRRVAVEIIIKQYPHHEQTLPLLRDRAENDPDEEVREYAQKKLKQWEG from the coding sequence ATGGTAGAACGCCTAGTTGCATGGGGAATAGCAAATTCAGCCGGGTTTGTCTTTAAGACTCTCCTAGAGGAACTGGCGCGGGTAAATTTAGACAAATACACCCAAAAGTTTTTCTCGGAAACTTTACAATATTTACTATCTGGTGTACAAATTAGCCAGCAACAAACGTTAGAAATTGCCTTTGGTCAAGCTTTGAAAGAATTTTTAAGCTTGGTACAACAAGAGTTAGAAGATGCAGATTTGTCTGAAGCAGAACTCAAGCAATATGTTAAACCCTTGCAGCAGTTTATTCAGCATGAAATTGTACTTATAGAATTAGGAAAGCCATTTCTAGTCGATGCAGCAACTAATGCGAGTAGTTTAGAGGCAATTTGGGATGAATTAAAATTACTGCCGCTATCTGATAATTTCAACTGGCAAATTTTAACTAGACGATATCAAAGAAAAGTTAAAGCTATTCTGCAAGATTCAGATGAATTGCGTTCTATCTTAAATACTCAAAAGCTTGAAGCAATCCAGCGCAACATTAAAGAAATCGCTGCTATTGCACCGGACTTTGATTTAATACATTATCGCCGAGAAATTCAAAAAGCTTATGGTCATCTCAGGCTTGATTCCTTTGATACTTCAGGTTATAGCTACAGTGTGAAGCTATGGAATATGTTTATTCCGCAAAATGTGCGTGAAGTTAATGAAACTTTACCACAAATTTATGAGTTACCAAAAGAGGAATTGGAACGGCTCAAAAAAAGTAATGGGCTAGAAGAAGATGTTGATATTAAACCAGAAATTTTAGAACAATATAAACGAGCTTATAGTCAACAAACTAGCCGCTCTGTATTAGAAATACTTGAACTAAGGCAAACTTATAAACACATAGTTATTTTGGGCGATCCTGGTTCTGGCAAGTCTAGTTTACTGCAATATTTAACACAGCAATGGGCAGAAACACCTATTGAAGATTTGTCATCGTCATCAATTCCCTTGCTAATTGAGTTACGTACTTACATGCGTAGCCGGGATAATCATGAATGCAGAGATTTCTTAGAATTTTTTCAGCAGGGAAGCGGGTTTGTTTGTTTTCTCAATCAGCAGCAACTCGATACATTGCTTAAAAGTGGTAAAGCCTATGTGATGTTTGATGGCTTAGATGAGGTATTTGAGCCAAATAAACGGGAAGAAGCCATTACAGATATTATTAAGTTCACGAATAACTATCCACTGGTACGAGTGCTGGTGACTTCTCGCGTCATTGGTTATAAGCCGGCAAGATTGCGAGATGCTAATTTTCGGCATTTTATGCTGCAAGACTTAGAACCAGAGCAGGTTCAAGATTTTATTAATCGCTGGCATGATTTTGCTTTTAGCGATCCTTTAGATAAACAAAGAAAAAAAGAACGTTTAGAAAGAGCAATTCAGGATTTTCAGGCGATTCGCCAGCTTGCTAGTAATCCTCTGCTGTTAACAATGATGGCAATTCTCAATCGCAATCAAGAATTACCAAGAGACAGATCGGAACTTTATAATCAAGCCTCACGAGTTTTGCTACAGCAATGGGATTTAGAAAAACTTTTGATTAATGTAGAATCAGCAAGCATTGATTATAAAGATAAGCAGGCGATGTTACGTCAAGTTGCCTATAATATGCAAACCAACAAAAAAGGTTTATCAGGTAACTTGATTCATAAAGATGCTTTAGAAAGCATTTTAATCAAATATTTGCAAAATATAGGAGTTCATCAAGAAGAAAGAATAGCGCAGTTGATCATTGGGCAACTACGGGAGCGTAATTTTATTTTATGTTTTTTAGGTGCTGATTACTATGCTTTTGTGCATCGGACTTTTTTAGAATATTTCTGCGCTTGGGAGTTTGTTTGGCAGTTTGAGAAGGAACGCAATATTACAATTGATTCTCTCATTGATGATGTTTTTGGCAAACATTGGCAAGATGAAACTTGGCATGAGGTATTGCGGCTAATTGCGGGAATGATTGATGCCAAGTTTGTTGGCAAGATTATTGAGTATTTGATGAATCTAAATGGTGAAGAAGAGAAGTTTATTAACCTGTTTTTAGCAGCTAAGTGTTTTTCAGAAGTGAGAAATCCTTTAATAGTTCAGCCAGAAGCAGATAAGTTATTTAAGAAAATTCAAGATTTAATTAAATATGACTTTCCTTATTACTATGACTACTTCAGTGAAGAAATAAATTTAGTTAGGGAAATTAATACGCAAGCTGTTGCAACAGTTGCTGCTATTTGGAAAGATGACCCCCAAACCAAAACTATCCTGCAAACTCGCGCCCAGGATGATGAACGTTGGGAGGTGCGAGATGCAGCTATCCAAGCATTAGCCAGCAATTACAAAGATGACCCCCAAACCAAAACTATCCTGCAAACTCGCGCCCAGGATGATGAACGTTGGGAGGTGCGAGATGCAGCTATCCAAGCATTAGCCAGCAATTACAAAGATGACCCCCAAACCAAAACTATCCTGCAAACTCGCGCCCAGGATGATGAACGTTGGGATGTGCGAGATGCAGCTATCCAAGCATTAGCCAGCAATTACAAAGATGACCCCCAAACCATAACTTTCCTGCAAACTCGCGCCCAGGATGATGAACGTTGGGATGTGCGAGATGCAGCTATCCAAGCATTAGCCAGCAATTACAAAGATGACCCCCAAACCATAACTATCCTGCAAACTCGCGCCCAGGATGATGAACATGAGTATGTGCGACGTGCAGCTATCCAAGCATTAGCCAGCAATTACAAAGATGACCCCCAAACCATAACTATCCTGCAAACTCGCGCCCAGGATGATGAACATGGGGATGTGCGACGTGCAGCTATCGAAGCATTAGCCAGCAATTACAAAGATGACCCCCAAACCATAACTATCCTGCAAACTCGCGCCCGGGATGATGAAGATGGGGATGTGCGACGTGCAGCTATCGAAGCATTAGCCAGCAATTACAAAGATGACCCCCAAACCATACCTATCCTGCAAACTCGCGCCCAGGATGATGAAGATGGGGATGTGCGACGTGCAGCTATCGAAGCATTAGCCAGCAATTACAAAGATGACCCCCAAACCATACCTATCCTGCAAACTCGCGCCCAGGATGATGAAGATGGGGATGTGCGACGTGCAGCTATCCAAGCATTAGCAAAGCACTTCCAATATCAACCTGATTTGTTTAACACTTACCACCACTGTGCCAGAAATGACCCCTTTGAAAGCAAAGAAAGATGGCAAACTATCCCTCGGCGCGTTGCAGTGGAGATAATTATTAAACAGTATCCTCACCATGAGCAGACTCTACCACTGTTGCGTGACAGAGCAGAGAATGATCCGGATGAAGAAGTGCGGGAGTATGCTCAGAAGAAGTTGAAGCAGTGGGAAGGGTGA
- the ilvA gene encoding threonine ammonia-lyase, biosynthetic yields the protein MFCDYLQLILTARVYDVAQETPLEFAPNLSARLNNNLLLKREDMQSVFSFKLRGAYNKMANLPPDLLAQGVIAASAGNHAQGVALGASQLGTRAIIVMPVTTPQVKINAVKARGGEVVLHGDTYDDAYAYARQLETEKGLTFIHPFDDPHVIAGQGTIGMEILRQHQKPIHAIFVAIGGGGLISGIAAYVKRIRPDIKIIGVEPADADAMYQSLQARKRVRLSQVGLFADGVAVREVGEETFRLCQEYVDDIILVDTDDICAAIKDVFEDTRSIVEPAGALAIAGAKAYVEREQIEAETLIAIACGANMNFDRLRFVAERAELGERREAIFAVTIPEKAGSLRNFCDCIGRRNLTEFNYRIADEQTAHIFVGMQVQNRAERVKMRSTFEDCGFQTIDLTDDELTKLHIRHMVGGRSSLADNELLYRFEFPERPGALMKFVGSMSPNWNISLFHYRNNGADYGRIVVGIQVPPHEMTEWQAFLDTLGYQYWDENKNPAYKLFLG from the coding sequence ATGTTTTGCGACTACCTGCAACTAATTCTCACTGCTCGCGTATACGATGTAGCCCAGGAAACACCACTGGAATTTGCTCCTAATCTTTCAGCCCGCCTCAACAACAATCTGTTGCTGAAACGAGAGGATATGCAATCAGTATTTTCCTTTAAGTTGCGTGGTGCTTATAACAAGATGGCAAACCTGCCACCCGATTTGTTAGCTCAGGGTGTGATTGCAGCTTCGGCGGGAAATCATGCTCAGGGTGTGGCTTTGGGGGCTAGTCAGTTAGGTACTAGGGCAATCATTGTTATGCCTGTGACTACACCCCAAGTCAAAATCAACGCCGTCAAAGCACGGGGAGGGGAGGTGGTACTCCACGGCGATACCTATGATGATGCCTACGCCTATGCTCGTCAATTGGAAACAGAGAAGGGTTTAACCTTTATTCACCCCTTTGATGACCCCCATGTGATTGCTGGACAAGGTACCATTGGTATGGAAATCCTGCGCCAACACCAGAAACCTATCCATGCAATTTTTGTGGCAATTGGTGGCGGTGGTTTAATTTCCGGGATTGCTGCCTATGTCAAACGTATTCGTCCCGATATTAAAATTATTGGTGTTGAGCCTGCCGATGCCGATGCCATGTATCAATCTTTGCAAGCTCGAAAGCGAGTACGTCTATCCCAAGTGGGTTTATTTGCGGATGGGGTAGCAGTGCGAGAAGTCGGTGAAGAGACGTTTCGACTATGCCAAGAATATGTCGATGATATTATTTTGGTAGACACCGATGATATTTGTGCTGCCATCAAGGATGTATTTGAAGATACTAGGTCAATTGTAGAACCTGCGGGAGCATTGGCGATCGCCGGAGCGAAAGCTTATGTAGAAAGGGAGCAAATAGAAGCAGAAACCTTGATCGCGATCGCCTGTGGTGCAAATATGAATTTTGACCGTCTGCGATTTGTCGCGGAAAGAGCAGAATTAGGAGAACGTCGAGAAGCAATTTTTGCTGTCACCATTCCTGAAAAAGCTGGTAGTCTGCGCAACTTCTGTGACTGTATTGGTAGACGCAACCTGACAGAATTTAACTACCGGATTGCTGATGAACAAACTGCCCATATCTTTGTCGGTATGCAAGTCCAAAATAGGGCAGAAAGGGTGAAAATGCGTAGCACCTTTGAAGACTGCGGTTTTCAAACCATCGATTTAACCGATGATGAATTAACCAAGCTCCATATCCGTCATATGGTAGGAGGACGCTCTTCCCTCGCAGATAATGAATTACTATATCGTTTTGAATTCCCCGAACGTCCCGGTGCATTGATGAAATTTGTCGGCTCTATGAGTCCCAACTGGAATATTAGTTTATTTCACTACCGCAACAATGGGGCAGACTATGGACGTATAGTAGTGGGTATCCAAGTTCCACCCCATGAGATGACTGAATGGCAAGCTTTTCTCGATACCCTCGGTTATCAATATTGGGATGAAAATAAGAATCCTGCTTACAAGTTGTTTTTAGGATAG